The genomic window CTGCTCGTCATGATCGGGTTCGGCATCGCCGCGTTCTGGCACGTCGCGAACGGCACCGCGTTCGACGCGACCCAGGTCGAGCTGAGCTGGTTCAACCCGCTCGAGGTGGGTTCGTTCACGGCCGTCGCCGCGGGGCTCTCGGTGTCGCTGTTCGTCTTCTGGGGCTGGGACGTGACGCTCACGATGAACGAGGAGACGAAGGGCTCGCACACGACGCCCGGTCGCGCCGCCACGCTGACCGTCACGATCGTCGTCGCGATCTACCTGTTCGTGGCGATGGCCGCGCTCGCCTTCGCCGGGATCGGCTCCGAGGGCGTCGGCCTCGGCAACCCCGACATCCAGGAGAACGCGTTCTTCCATCTCGCGGGACCCATCCTCGGTCCGCTCGCGATCCTCATGTCGCTCGCGGTGCTCTCGAGCTCGGCGGCCTCCCTGCAGTCGACGTTCGTGTCGCCCGCGCGCACGCTGCTCGCGATGGGTCACTACGGCGCCCTGCCCGAGCGGTTCGCCCGGGTGAGCCCGCGCTTCTTCACTCCCGGCCACGCGACCGTGGTCTCGGCGGTCGTCGCCGCCGCGTTCTACGCGATCATGCGATTCGTGAGCGAGGACGTGCTCTGGGACACGATCACGACGCTCGGCATCATGATCTGCTTCTACTACGGGCTGACCGCGTTCGCGGCGGTGTGGTACTTCCGCCGGACGTGGTTCGCGAGTGCGCGGAACGTGTTCTTCCGCCTCGTCGCCCCGCTCGTCGGCGGCCTCATCCTGAGCGTGCTGTTCGTGACCACGCTCGTCGACAGCATGGACCCGAGCTACGGATCGGGTTCGAACATCGGCGGCGTCGGCCTCGTGTTCATCCTCGGGGTGGCGATCCTCGGCATCGGCGTCGTCATCATGGTCTGGCAGCGCGTCGCGCGGCCGGCGTTCTTCCGCGGCGAGCGGCTCTCGCGCGACGCGGCCGACTGAGCCCGCGACCGGCCCCGCTGCTCACCGCGCGGGCCGGCGCGACCGCGAACCGCCCCGCCGGCGACACCCGGCGGGGCGGTTCCGCGTCGCGGCCGGGTCCGGTCGCGCCGGCTGCGGCGGGTCAGTCGGCACCGGGCGCGGCGGGCGCTCCGGTGTAGGCCGCGAACGTCGTGTCGGCGGCGCGACGCGCGGCCGCGGCATCCGCCCCGCTCGCGATGTGCGCGTCGGCCCACCGGTCGGCGCTCAGCCGGAGGAAGTGCACGCCCTCGTCGGTCTGCAGCCATTCGGCCGAGTTGTCGGGCCGCACCTCGCGCGTCGTGAGGTGCTGCGCGAGGCCGAGCAGGGCGCTGTCCCACCCGACGCCGGTGGCGCCCGGGCCGAACTGCTCCCACATCTCGGCGCCGACGTCGTCGGCGAGGGCCACGTGCTCGAGCTCGACGCGCGTGTGCTCGGCATCGACCGGGCTCAGTCGCACCGTCAGCCACGTGATGCCGCCGCCGAACTCCCAGGTGACGCCGAACGAGTTCGGGGCGTCGCAAGATTCGACCGTGCCGCTCGCGTTGCCTTCGATCGCATACCGGCCGCCGAGTCGCAGGTCGCCGCTGACCGGGAGGAACCATCGCGGGATGCGCTCGAGCGTGGTCATCGCGTCCCACACGTCCTCGATGGGCGCGCGGTAGGTCTGGGCGATCGTCTGCACATGCGCGGGTGCGCCCTCGCGCTCGCCGGTCGTCAGGGCGCGGTCGACCGCGTCGATCTGGGCCTGCGTGTCCATGTCAGTCCTCCTTCTCGGGTGAAGCGGATGTCGCGAGCCGACGTGCGCGCGCCGACCGCGCGAGTTCGGTGCCGAGCGCATCCAGGCGCGGCCGCCAGAACCGCTCGAACGGCCCGAACCACTCGGCGGCCTCGCGGATCGGCCCGGGGTCGAGCGCGTAGAGCCGTCGCGTGCCCTCGGCGCGCACCGAGGCGAAGCCGGACTCTCGCAGCACGCGCAGGTGCTGCGACACCGCCGGCTGGCTGATGCCGAACTCGCGCTGCACGACGCGCCCGATCTCGCCGGCCGGCAGTTCGCCGTCGGCGAGCAGTTCCACGATCCGGCGCCGGACCGGATCGCCGAGGATGTCGAGCGCGTGCACGACTCCATCATTCAGTGGCGACTTATATAAGTCAAGCTTGAATCTCGCGGAGAGCTTGGTCGAGAGGTCGCGAATGGCGCACGGGACGCGCATCCCCGACCGCTCGATGCGCGAGCGCGGGCGTCGGCGGGGTGCCGCGAGCAGGGGGTGGGCAGTAGCGTGAAGCGTGGAGCGCCCGACGGCGGGCGCGAAGGGGGAGCCGCATGGCCGCGTACGACGACATCATCGCCAACATCCCGATCTCCGACCTGGCCGCGAGGCTCGGCGTCGACGAGCCCACAGCCCGCCGGGCGGTCGACGAGGCCCTGCCGGCGCTGCTCGGCGGCATGGGCGCCAACGCGCAGGATGCCGCGGGCGCCG from Agromyces aurantiacus includes these protein-coding regions:
- a CDS encoding APC family permease; translated protein: MTHSPEPHPHPPHTAPHAPIEPQEFLDAPLTAASATVGGLSKKGLSAGSVGLIGAIVIGISCIAPAYTLTGSLGPTVAEVGLQLPAIFLLGFIPMLLVAFGYRELNSAMPDSGTSFTWATRAFGPWTGWMAGWGLIAATVVVLSNLAGIAVEFFYLALAQAFNNPDLAELVGNPFVNVATCLVFIAGATLISYRDMQTTQKVQYWLVGFQLLVMIGFGIAAFWHVANGTAFDATQVELSWFNPLEVGSFTAVAAGLSVSLFVFWGWDVTLTMNEETKGSHTTPGRAATLTVTIVVAIYLFVAMAALAFAGIGSEGVGLGNPDIQENAFFHLAGPILGPLAILMSLAVLSSSAASLQSTFVSPARTLLAMGHYGALPERFARVSPRFFTPGHATVVSAVVAAAFYAIMRFVSEDVLWDTITTLGIMICFYYGLTAFAAVWYFRRTWFASARNVFFRLVAPLVGGLILSVLFVTTLVDSMDPSYGSGSNIGGVGLVFILGVAILGIGVVIMVWQRVARPAFFRGERLSRDAAD
- a CDS encoding SRPBCC family protein, producing the protein MDTQAQIDAVDRALTTGEREGAPAHVQTIAQTYRAPIEDVWDAMTTLERIPRWFLPVSGDLRLGGRYAIEGNASGTVESCDAPNSFGVTWEFGGGITWLTVRLSPVDAEHTRVELEHVALADDVGAEMWEQFGPGATGVGWDSALLGLAQHLTTREVRPDNSAEWLQTDEGVHFLRLSADRWADAHIASGADAAAARRAADTTFAAYTGAPAAPGAD
- a CDS encoding ArsR/SmtB family transcription factor; amino-acid sequence: MHALDILGDPVRRRIVELLADGELPAGEIGRVVQREFGISQPAVSQHLRVLRESGFASVRAEGTRRLYALDPGPIREAAEWFGPFERFWRPRLDALGTELARSARARRLATSASPEKED